The following proteins come from a genomic window of Corallococcus sp. NCRR:
- a CDS encoding macrolide family glycosyltransferase, whose amino-acid sequence MSRRAHIAMVSIPAHGHVNPSLELIRELVSRGHRVTYANDTDFAETISRTGAELRPYRSLLPREGAPDTRWPDDLVGQLDMFLDDAMAMLPQLRAAYEHDRPDLFLYDIGCSTARILGENWGIPAVQLSPSSVAWEGYEQDMAALVETLRTDPRAVAHYQRYSAWLKECGVAETDAMLFVGKPPRGLVLIPRALQPQADRVDRKRFTFVGPCFGDRSAQGSWQRPPGARKVLLVSLGSTFTRQPTFYRACLAAFGGLPGWHVVLQIGKHVALEDLGAIPDNVEVHRWVPQLAVLEQADAFITHAGMGGAQEGLYCGLPMIAVPQSTDQFSNADQLVALGVAKRIDTEDATADALRSALLQLTEDPAVATRLAALRQELRAEAGAARAAALLEEEFRL is encoded by the coding sequence ATGTCTCGCCGTGCCCACATCGCGATGGTCAGCATCCCCGCCCATGGCCACGTCAATCCGAGCCTGGAGCTCATCCGGGAGCTGGTGTCCCGAGGCCACCGGGTGACGTACGCCAACGACACGGACTTCGCGGAAACCATCTCCCGCACGGGCGCGGAGCTTCGCCCCTACCGTTCCCTGCTCCCCCGCGAAGGCGCGCCGGACACCCGCTGGCCCGACGACCTGGTGGGACAGCTGGACATGTTCCTCGATGACGCCATGGCCATGCTTCCGCAGCTGCGCGCGGCGTATGAGCACGACCGGCCGGACCTCTTCCTCTATGACATCGGCTGTTCCACGGCGCGGATCCTCGGAGAGAACTGGGGCATCCCCGCGGTCCAGCTCTCCCCCTCCTCCGTCGCCTGGGAGGGCTACGAGCAGGACATGGCCGCGCTGGTGGAGACGCTGCGCACCGACCCGCGCGCCGTGGCGCATTACCAGCGCTACTCCGCCTGGCTGAAGGAGTGCGGCGTGGCGGAGACCGACGCCATGCTCTTCGTCGGGAAGCCGCCGCGCGGACTGGTGCTGATTCCTCGCGCGCTCCAACCCCAGGCGGACCGCGTGGACCGCAAGCGCTTCACCTTCGTGGGGCCGTGCTTCGGGGATCGCTCGGCGCAGGGGTCGTGGCAGCGCCCCCCAGGCGCGCGCAAGGTGCTGCTGGTGTCGCTCGGCTCGACCTTCACGCGCCAGCCCACCTTCTACCGCGCGTGCCTCGCCGCGTTTGGCGGGCTTCCCGGCTGGCACGTCGTGCTGCAGATTGGCAAGCACGTGGCGCTGGAGGACCTGGGAGCAATCCCAGACAACGTCGAGGTCCACCGCTGGGTGCCGCAGCTGGCGGTGCTCGAACAGGCGGATGCGTTCATCACCCACGCGGGCATGGGTGGCGCACAGGAGGGCCTGTACTGCGGGCTGCCCATGATCGCCGTGCCCCAGTCGACGGACCAGTTCTCCAACGCCGACCAGCTCGTCGCGCTCGGTGTCGCGAAGCGGATCGACACGGAGGACGCCACGGCGGACGCGTTGCGCTCCGCGCTGCTCCAGCTCACGGAGGATCCGGCCGTCGCGACCCGGCTCGCGGCCCTTCGCCAGGAGCTGCGAGCGGAGGCTGGGGCCGCGCGCGCGGCGGCGCTGCTGGAGGAGGAGTTCCGCCTGTAG
- a CDS encoding TetR/AcrR family transcriptional regulator, protein MAEPKTPEPSRRSERSRQAILTATVELVGEMGYARLTIEAIAARAGVGKQTIYRWWPSKGAVVLDAFVELSGGHQPAALPDTGNLKADLREVLRATVRELTDPRFELPSRALTAESQADPVLAQQFVEAVLRPHLRAIQERLRSAQRAGQVAKGVDLDVAVELLVGPLFHRWLLRTAPLTSAYADTVVDLAIAALRPLSRGR, encoded by the coding sequence ATGGCTGAACCGAAGACCCCGGAACCGTCCCGCCGCAGTGAGCGCTCCCGCCAGGCCATCCTCACGGCCACCGTGGAGCTCGTCGGTGAGATGGGCTACGCGCGCCTGACGATTGAAGCGATCGCGGCGCGGGCGGGGGTGGGCAAGCAGACCATCTACCGGTGGTGGCCCTCCAAGGGGGCGGTGGTGCTGGACGCCTTCGTGGAGTTGAGCGGAGGCCACCAGCCCGCGGCGCTGCCGGACACCGGCAACCTCAAGGCCGACCTGCGGGAGGTGCTGCGCGCCACGGTGCGGGAGCTCACGGATCCGCGCTTCGAGCTGCCCTCGCGCGCGCTCACAGCCGAATCGCAGGCGGACCCCGTGCTGGCCCAGCAGTTCGTGGAGGCCGTGCTGCGGCCCCACCTGAGGGCGATCCAGGAGCGGCTGCGTTCAGCCCAGCGCGCGGGTCAGGTCGCGAAGGGGGTGGACCTGGATGTCGCGGTGGAGCTGCTCGTCGGGCCGCTCTTCCATCGGTGGCTGCTGCGCACCGCGCCCCTCACGAGCGCGTACGCCGACACCGTGGTGGACCTGGCTATCGCCGCGCTGCGGCCCCTGTCCAGGGGACGCTAG
- a CDS encoding DUF2306 domain-containing protein has protein sequence MSFYLFARWLHIASGIIAFVTLWLPLVARKGGTLHRRVGQAYVGAMISAAISALAISGPRFLQAPGEQPMDLFFIYIALLSAASASMGVRVIRTKTRTGASTHPLDVGLSTLLLGMGLFTEAYGLRMGVPLLWGFAPVGILSGLTGLWYWMRPPQDRMHWWFQHMGAMVASGIGTITAALVVNARHVGIEGLQLALFLGPTVVGVVGLNLWTRYYRQRFARSASAPASVPWTGAAARR, from the coding sequence GTGTCGTTCTATCTCTTCGCCCGCTGGCTCCATATCGCGTCGGGAATCATCGCGTTCGTCACGCTCTGGCTGCCCCTGGTGGCGCGCAAGGGAGGCACCCTGCACCGGCGCGTGGGCCAGGCCTACGTGGGCGCCATGATCTCCGCCGCGATCTCCGCGCTGGCCATCTCCGGACCGCGCTTCCTCCAGGCACCGGGCGAGCAGCCCATGGACCTCTTCTTCATCTACATCGCGCTGCTGAGCGCGGCCTCCGCGTCCATGGGGGTGCGTGTGATACGCACGAAGACGCGCACCGGGGCGAGCACGCACCCGCTGGACGTGGGCCTGTCCACGTTGCTCCTGGGCATGGGGCTCTTCACCGAGGCGTACGGACTGCGGATGGGCGTGCCCCTGCTCTGGGGCTTCGCGCCGGTGGGCATCCTCTCCGGGCTGACCGGGCTCTGGTACTGGATGCGTCCGCCGCAGGACCGCATGCACTGGTGGTTCCAGCACATGGGCGCCATGGTGGCCTCGGGCATCGGCACCATCACCGCCGCGCTGGTGGTGAACGCCCGGCATGTCGGCATCGAGGGCCTCCAGCTCGCGCTCTTCCTGGGGCCCACGGTGGTGGGCGTGGTGGGGCTGAACCTGTGGACGCGCTACTACCGCCAGCGCTTCGCCCGGAGTGCTTCGGCTCCCGCTAGCGTCCCCTGGACAGGGGCCGCAGCGCGGCGATAG
- a CDS encoding sensor histidine kinase gives MPEQSPVAKPAATHRLLFVAGMLTWAVVGFARAEDLAREPTRWTAPDTLLWGLALLTFGGAFWFQTRVQGRGELPLLAAQALAALVCIATGGSGLDGALLAITAGQVPEILPQRRALAWVGAQVLGMLVVFAIQRPPVHALVQTLIFAGFQGFTFGTALVMVREAEARRELARVHAELQATQVLLATREREGERLRIARELHDSVGHHLTALSLNLEAAAYTAKDTAAAEHLRRARETARTLLSEVRRTVTELREAPLPLLPSLRALAEGAPGLAVHLEVPGELALESTEAAHSLFRCVQEVLTNTLRHAGARNLWIAIAPTQDGGVRVHARDDGSGAVRVTPGAGLTGMQERFTRLGGRVEWRAAAGTGLELEAWLPATQERGVGT, from the coding sequence ATGCCCGAGCAGTCCCCCGTGGCGAAGCCCGCCGCCACCCATCGTCTTCTCTTCGTCGCCGGAATGCTGACCTGGGCCGTGGTCGGCTTCGCGCGCGCCGAGGACCTGGCGCGTGAGCCCACGCGGTGGACGGCGCCGGACACGCTGCTGTGGGGACTCGCGCTCCTCACCTTCGGTGGGGCCTTCTGGTTCCAGACGCGGGTGCAGGGCAGGGGGGAGCTGCCGCTGCTCGCCGCGCAGGCGCTCGCGGCGCTCGTCTGCATCGCCACGGGAGGGAGCGGACTGGACGGCGCGCTGCTCGCCATCACCGCCGGACAGGTGCCAGAGATCCTCCCCCAGCGCCGCGCGTTGGCGTGGGTGGGGGCCCAGGTGCTGGGAATGCTCGTCGTGTTCGCGATCCAGCGCCCGCCGGTCCATGCGTTGGTGCAGACGCTCATCTTCGCCGGCTTCCAGGGCTTCACGTTCGGCACCGCGTTGGTGATGGTCCGCGAGGCCGAGGCCCGCCGCGAGCTGGCCCGGGTGCACGCGGAGCTCCAGGCCACCCAGGTGCTGCTCGCCACGCGCGAGCGCGAGGGCGAACGGTTGCGCATCGCGCGGGAGCTGCACGACTCCGTGGGGCACCACCTCACCGCGCTCAGCCTCAACCTGGAGGCCGCCGCGTACACCGCGAAGGACACGGCCGCCGCCGAGCACCTGCGCCGCGCACGAGAGACCGCCCGCACGCTCCTGTCCGAGGTGCGGCGCACCGTGACGGAGCTGCGCGAGGCGCCCCTGCCGCTCCTGCCCTCGCTGCGCGCGCTCGCGGAGGGCGCCCCGGGGCTCGCCGTGCACCTGGAGGTCCCTGGTGAGCTGGCCCTGGAGTCCACCGAAGCGGCGCACTCGCTGTTCCGCTGCGTGCAGGAGGTGCTCACCAATACGCTGCGCCACGCCGGGGCCCGCAACCTGTGGATTGCCATTGCCCCCACGCAGGACGGAGGGGTGCGGGTGCACGCGCGGGATGACGGAAGCGGCGCGGTGAGGGTGACGCCCGGCGCGGGGCTCACCGGCATGCAGGAGCGCTTCACCCGGCTGGGCGGGCGCGTGGAGTGGCGCGCGGCGGCGGGGACGGGACTGGAACTGGAGGCGTGGCTGCCGGCCACGCAAGAGCGTGGGGTGGGGACATGA
- a CDS encoding response regulator, giving the protein MNTVRLVLADDHALVRQGLRSLLDLTPDLRVVGEASDGEEALRKVAELNPDVVLLDVRMPRMTGLEALRALRRTDVDRRVILLTTFDEDAVLIEALRLGVQGFLLKDVSLEELAEAIRRVASGQTLLPPGVAERVARGMAELPRDFPHADLPEGLTRREVEVLRLIARGLSNREIADALGTAEGTVKNQTSSILSKLGVRDRTRAVLRAMELGCL; this is encoded by the coding sequence ATGAACACGGTCCGCCTGGTGCTCGCGGATGATCACGCCCTGGTGCGACAGGGCCTGCGGAGCCTGCTGGACCTCACGCCGGACCTGCGGGTGGTGGGGGAGGCCTCGGACGGCGAGGAGGCGCTGCGCAAGGTCGCGGAGCTGAACCCGGACGTGGTGCTCCTGGACGTGCGCATGCCTCGCATGACGGGGCTGGAGGCCCTGCGCGCGCTGCGCCGCACGGACGTGGACCGGCGCGTAATCCTGCTCACTACCTTCGACGAGGACGCCGTCCTCATCGAAGCGCTCCGGTTGGGAGTGCAGGGCTTCCTCCTCAAGGACGTGTCGCTGGAGGAGCTGGCGGAGGCCATCCGGCGCGTCGCGTCCGGTCAGACGCTGCTGCCGCCCGGCGTCGCGGAGCGCGTGGCGCGCGGCATGGCGGAGCTGCCCCGGGACTTCCCCCACGCGGACCTGCCGGAGGGGCTCACCCGCCGTGAGGTGGAGGTGCTGCGCCTCATCGCGCGGGGCCTCAGCAACCGGGAGATCGCCGACGCGCTGGGGACGGCGGAGGGCACGGTGAAGAACCAGACCTCCAGCATCCTCTCCAAGCTGGGCGTGAGGGACCGCACCCGCGCCGTGCTCCGCGCCATGGAGCTGGGCTGCCTCTGA
- a CDS encoding MFS transporter, whose product MSFIRAVHGTAGTGVLPSPASATRASLSHGLRLLLATSAGLSVASIYYSQPMLGVMGGTLGASDTAVGLVPMLTQLGYALGILLLTPLGDRFDRRRIILIKAALLSVALLLGGLAPGIQLLLGVSFAVGLTATVAQDIVPAAATLASEHERGKVVGTVMTGLLLGILLSRVISGVVAERFGWRAMYGVAAASVAFVGVAAWRGLPRFHPTNTLSYGALLGSLAGLWRKHGALRRAALAQGLISIGFSAFWSTLAVMLHGAPFHLGSAAAGAFGLAGAAGALGAPVAGRIADRYGPEVVTRLGAGLTVLSFATMFAAPWLEPHHRLWLIGASAIGFDLGAQVTLVAHQTLVFGIEPAARSRLNAVLFVGVFAGMSVGAASGSLVLASWGWMGVTLLATVSALAGLLVRLLPAAR is encoded by the coding sequence ATGTCCTTCATTCGCGCCGTACATGGAACCGCCGGAACCGGCGTCCTCCCCTCACCCGCCTCCGCCACCCGGGCCTCCCTGTCGCACGGCCTGCGGCTGCTGCTGGCCACGAGCGCCGGCCTGTCGGTGGCGTCCATCTATTACAGCCAGCCGATGCTGGGGGTCATGGGGGGCACGCTCGGCGCCTCCGACACCGCGGTGGGCCTGGTGCCCATGCTCACGCAGTTGGGCTACGCGCTGGGCATCCTGCTGCTGACGCCGCTGGGCGACCGCTTCGACCGGCGCCGCATCATCCTCATCAAGGCCGCGCTGTTGAGCGTGGCCCTGCTGCTGGGCGGCCTGGCCCCGGGCATCCAATTGCTGCTGGGGGTGAGCTTCGCCGTGGGCCTGACGGCCACGGTGGCGCAGGACATCGTCCCCGCCGCCGCGACCCTGGCCTCCGAGCACGAGCGCGGCAAGGTGGTGGGCACGGTGATGACGGGCCTGCTGCTCGGCATCCTCCTGTCCCGCGTCATCAGCGGCGTGGTGGCCGAGCGCTTCGGCTGGCGCGCCATGTACGGGGTCGCCGCCGCCAGCGTGGCCTTCGTCGGCGTGGCGGCCTGGCGCGGCCTGCCCCGCTTCCATCCGACGAACACGCTCTCCTACGGCGCCCTGCTCGGCTCGCTGGCGGGCCTGTGGCGCAAGCATGGCGCCCTGCGCCGGGCGGCGCTGGCGCAGGGGCTCATCTCCATTGGCTTCAGCGCGTTCTGGTCCACCCTCGCCGTGATGCTGCATGGCGCCCCGTTCCACCTGGGGAGCGCCGCGGCCGGTGCCTTCGGGCTGGCGGGCGCGGCGGGGGCGCTGGGTGCTCCGGTGGCGGGCCGCATCGCGGATCGCTACGGGCCGGAGGTCGTCACGCGCCTGGGCGCCGGCCTGACCGTCCTGTCCTTCGCCACGATGTTCGCGGCGCCGTGGCTCGAACCCCATCACCGGCTGTGGCTGATTGGCGCCAGCGCGATTGGCTTCGACCTGGGGGCGCAGGTGACGCTCGTGGCGCACCAGACGCTCGTCTTCGGCATCGAGCCCGCCGCCCGCAGCCGCCTCAACGCGGTGCTGTTCGTCGGCGTGTTCGCCGGCATGTCCGTGGGCGCTGCGAGCGGCAGCCTGGTGCTCGCCTCGTGGGGCTGGATGGGCGTGACGCTGCTGGCGACGGTCTCCGCGCTGGCGGGCCTGCTGGTCCGCCTGCTCCCCGCGGCCCGCTGA
- a CDS encoding LysR family transcriptional regulator, whose product MPNASKPARRRGSPPGIPASANADRLELMQTFIRIVDAGSLSSAAAQLGTTQPTVSRRLQALERSLGLRLLQRSTHAMKLTEDGTRCYERAKELLASWALFESDLRGASDEPEGTLRVVVPHAFGQKLLVDPLTEYLGRHPRVSVEWLLHDRAVDFIADGIDCAIHVGEVQDPSVVAIRVAEVPRIVVAAPSVLAGRPAPAHPDELARLPWLSLRTFYRNEISLTHVATGEVQPIAFQPRVSTDSLYALRSAAVKGLGVCVGSSWVLQEELRRGRLLHLVPRWQAAPLPMYLLYPSARFHPARLRRFVAWMRERIPAALAVATRTG is encoded by the coding sequence ATGCCCAACGCTTCGAAGCCGGCCCGGCGGCGCGGGTCCCCGCCGGGAATCCCCGCGTCCGCCAATGCCGACCGGCTGGAGCTGATGCAGACGTTCATTCGCATCGTCGACGCCGGGAGCCTGTCCTCCGCCGCCGCGCAGCTGGGCACCACGCAGCCGACGGTGAGCCGCAGGCTCCAGGCGCTGGAGCGTTCCCTGGGGCTGCGGCTGCTCCAGCGCTCCACCCACGCCATGAAGCTCACCGAGGACGGGACGCGCTGCTACGAGCGGGCGAAGGAGCTGCTGGCCAGTTGGGCCCTGTTCGAGTCCGACCTGCGCGGCGCGAGCGACGAACCGGAGGGCACGTTGCGCGTCGTGGTGCCTCACGCGTTCGGGCAGAAGCTGCTGGTGGACCCGCTGACGGAGTACCTGGGCCGTCACCCTCGGGTCTCCGTCGAATGGTTGCTGCATGACCGGGCGGTGGACTTCATCGCGGACGGCATCGATTGCGCCATCCACGTGGGCGAGGTGCAGGACCCCAGCGTGGTGGCGATCCGCGTGGCGGAGGTGCCGCGCATCGTCGTGGCCGCGCCCTCGGTGCTGGCGGGAAGGCCCGCACCGGCGCATCCCGACGAGCTCGCGAGGCTGCCCTGGCTGTCCCTGCGCACGTTCTATCGCAACGAAATCTCACTCACCCACGTGGCCACCGGCGAGGTCCAGCCCATCGCCTTCCAGCCGCGCGTGAGCACGGACAGCCTCTACGCCCTGCGCAGCGCCGCGGTGAAGGGCCTGGGCGTCTGCGTGGGCTCGTCCTGGGTGCTCCAGGAGGAACTCCGGCGCGGCCGGCTCCTGCACCTGGTGCCGCGATGGCAGGCCGCGCCGCTGCCCATGTACCTGCTCTACCCCTCCGCGCGCTTCCATCCGGCGAGGCTGCGCAGGTTCGTGGCATGGATGCGCGAGAGGATTCCGGCGGCCCTCGCGGTGGCCACGCGCACGGGATGA
- a CDS encoding glycosyltransferase, with protein METSPSAPGSRPRFAVITPSMDGRAEYLAEARGSVRATVCAPLGFDVEHRVHVQQQRLSPGAARNALIRESDPDAWIVPLDDDDLLLQRTLHHYAELILQHHARRWFVADFVRVDEERRYLPGQDYAAWTFPTPVRMLIAIFRAEHFLQGNVCFHRSLFEQVGGYDESLWMAEDLDLYVRFLLAGHLPVRGAHLSHLHRVHPGNSSRGVDVGRHHADLEQLYQRYAPRLLALGVPPPAPPAVPGR; from the coding sequence ATGGAGACTTCTCCCTCGGCCCCCGGCTCGCGTCCACGCTTCGCGGTCATCACTCCCAGCATGGACGGGCGCGCGGAGTACCTGGCGGAAGCCAGGGGCAGCGTGCGCGCCACAGTTTGCGCTCCGCTCGGGTTCGACGTGGAGCACCGGGTGCATGTCCAGCAACAGCGCCTGAGCCCGGGCGCGGCGCGCAACGCGCTCATCCGCGAGTCGGATCCGGACGCGTGGATTGTTCCGCTCGATGATGACGACCTGCTGTTGCAGCGGACACTGCACCACTACGCCGAGCTCATCCTCCAGCATCACGCCCGGCGCTGGTTCGTCGCGGACTTCGTGCGCGTGGACGAAGAGAGGCGCTACCTGCCAGGCCAGGACTACGCGGCCTGGACGTTCCCGACGCCCGTGCGGATGCTGATCGCCATCTTCCGGGCGGAGCACTTCCTCCAGGGCAACGTCTGCTTCCACCGGAGCCTCTTCGAACAGGTCGGCGGCTACGACGAGTCGCTCTGGATGGCGGAGGACCTGGACCTCTATGTGCGCTTCCTGCTCGCGGGACACCTGCCCGTGAGAGGCGCCCACCTGAGCCACCTGCACCGCGTCCACCCTGGCAACAGCAGCCGGGGAGTCGACGTGGGGCGGCACCACGCGGACCTGGAACAGCTCTACCAGCGGTATGCCCCACGCCTCCTCGCGCTGGGCGTGCCACCTCCGGCGCCACCCGCGGTCCCAGGCCGTTGA